A stretch of the Gossypium hirsutum isolate 1008001.06 chromosome D07, Gossypium_hirsutum_v2.1, whole genome shotgun sequence genome encodes the following:
- the LOC107953917 gene encoding probable L-type lectin-domain containing receptor kinase S.5, whose product MLNICIIFFIFFFIFYFLCTFSFSSCGFSIMKVQVLRLIGFLILHSMATITAKTQTLKTISYQFGPFDSSYYNTFAVMKPATISNDALQVTPDSIGNYSLNHRSGRIFFNQTFKLWDGDMKVASFNTSFLINVFRVNNSVPGEGVAFLIAPDTAIPPNSSGEYLGLTNSSTDGLPSNHLVAIELDTLKQDFDPDDNHIGLNINSIRSNKTVSLSKFNIQIAPNGTKFYVVWIEYYNRSLQVYMAEQAQPSSPTPSKPVVPVLNTDIDLSTFVKQYSYFGFSGSTGDHVQLNCVLKWNLTVEILPGQNKRNWFKIGLAIGVPLLLIFLLGIAGLSYYSYKKWKARSDPNILGALKSLPGTPREFKFRDLKRATNNFDDKHKLGQGGFGVVFKGLLQKENLEIAVKKFSRDIKGKDDFLAELTIINRLRHKHLVPLLGWCHKNGMLLLVYDYMPNGSLDAHIFCGPEKTTLNWNLRYKIISGVASALHYLHNEYDQKVVHRDLKASNIMLDSNFNARLGDFGLARAIENEKTSYAELEGVPGTMGYIAPECFHTAKATRESDVYGFGAVLLEVVCGQRPWTKIGEFQLLVDWVWWLHRERRILEAVDERLGNDYIAEEAERLLLLGLACSHPNASERPKTQAILQILSGSMAVPHVPPFKPAFIWASMPGPDSFSISSSLTNTADITPVSSGWTPHYINRDVHGGEFSDASSLM is encoded by the exons ATGCTGAATATttgcatcatcttcttcatcttcttcttcattttttatttcctCTGTACCTTCAGTTTCAGCAGCTGTGGTTTTTCAATAATGAAGGTTCAAGTGTTAAGGCTTATTGGGTTCTTGATTTTACATTCAATGGCGACTATAACAGCAAAAACCCAGACCCTAAAAACAATAAGCTACCAGTTTGGTCCATTCGACAGCTCTTATTACAACACTTTTGCTGTAATGAAACCAGCTACAATCAGCAACGATGCTCTTCAAGTCACACCTGATTCCATTGGTAACTACAGTCTCAATCACAGGTCTGGTCGAATCTTCTTCAACCAAACATTCAAACTTTGGGATGGAGATATGAAGGTAGCTTCATTTAATACCTCTTTTCTTATCAATGTTTTCCGAGTTAATAACTCAGTTCCCGGTGAAGGTGTTGCTTTTTTAATTGCCCCCGACACCGCCATTCCACCGAACAGTTCCGGCGAGTATTTAGGATTAACAAACTCATCCACCGATGGATTACCGTCCAACCACCTCGTAGCCATCGAATTGGATACATTGAAACAAGATTTCGATCCAGATGATAATCATATTGGTCTTAACATCAATAGTATCCGTTCTAACAAGACGGTCTCTTTGTCTAAATTCAACATCCAAATTGCTCCAAATGGAACCAAATTTTACGTTGTTTGGATCGAATATTACAACAGGTCATTACAAGTTTACATGGCGGAACAAGCACAACCTTCTTCACCAACACCATCCAAGCCAGTCGTGCCAGTTTTGAACACTGATATCGATCTCAGTACCTTCGTCAAACAATACTCGTATTTTGGTTTTTCAGGATCGACAGGAGACCATGTTCAGCTCAACTGTGTGCTCAAATGGAACTTGACAGTCGAAATCCTTCCCggacaaaacaaaagaaattggTTCAAGATCGGGTTAGCAATTGGTGTCCCATTGTTACTTATTTTCTTACTTGGAATTGCTGGATTAAGTTATTATTCTTACAAGAAATGGAAGGCTAGATCTGATCCTAATATATTAGGAGCACTCAAGAGTCTTCCGGGGACACCAAGAGAGTTCAAGTTCAGAGATCTTAAAAGAGCAACCAACAATTTCGACGATAAACACAAgctcggccaaggtggatttggTGTCGTCTTTAAAGGCTTGTTACAGAAGGAGAATCTTGAAATTGCAGTGAAGAAATTTTCCAGAGACATTAAAGGAAAAGATGATTTCTTGGCTGAACTTACCATCATCAACCGGTTACGCCACAAGCATCTTGTCCCATTATTAG GATGGTGTCATAAAAATGGTATGCTGCTATTAGTATATGATTATATGCCAAATGGTAGCTTAGATGCTCATATCTTTTGTGGACCGGAGAAGACAACTCTCAATTGGAATTTAAGGTACAAAATTATATCAGGGGTAGCCTCAGCTCTACACTACCTTCACAATGAATATGACCAAAAAGTCGTACACCGTGACCTCAAAGCCAGCAACATCATGTTGGATTCCAATTTCAACGCTCGATTAGGCGATTTTGGGTTGGCACGAGCAATAGAAAACGAGAAAACGTCATATGCCGAGCTTGAAGGAGTGCCTGGCACCATGGGGTACATTGCCCCCGAGTGTTTCCACACAGCAAAGGCCACTAGGGAGTCTGATGTGTACGGATTCGGTGCGGTGTTACTAGAAGTAGTGTGCGGCCAACGTCCGTGGACCAAAATAGGCGAGTTCCAACTATTGGTGGATTGGGTTTGGTGGCTACATAGAGAAAGGAGGATACTTGAGGCAGTCGATGAAAGGCTAGGCAACGACTACATAGCTGAAGAAGCCGAGAGATTGTTGTTACTCGGTCTCGCATGTTCGCATCCTAATGCAAGTGAAAGGCCTAAAACTCAAGCCATTCTTCAAATCCTATCGGGGTCTATGGCCGTGCCCCACGTTCCCCCGTTCAAGCCGGCGTTTATTTGGGCTTCGATGCCAGGACCGGATAGTTTCAGCATCTCGAGCAGCTT